The DNA region TTCACTGGACCCCAGGGGACAGGGCTTGGCAACTACCTGGAGATGTTCCGGTCCCCGTTCCTGTTGCAGAGCTTCAGGAACTCCATCTGGGTCTCCGCCTGGTCCGCCGCAATCGGCACCGCCTTAGCCCTCCCGTCCGCCATGGCGATTCGGCGCAGCCCCAAGAGAGAGGCCTTCACCGTGTTCTGCAACACGGTGAACAACTTCTCCGGGGTTCCGCTGGCCTTCGCCTTCATCGTGATCATGGGAACCCAGGGGGCCATAACCATACTGCTCCGGAGGCACCTGGGGCTTGAGCTGGACATCTACTCCAGTACGGGGCTGATGATCCTCTACGTGTACTTCCAGGTGCCCCTGGGGATCCTGTCCATATACCCCGCACTGGACGTGCTGGGCAGGGACCTGCTGGAGGCCTCCAGGACCCTGGGGGCCTCAGACGGAAGGTTCTGGCTCAAGGTCGGCTTCCCCCTGCTTCTCCCAACGGTGAGCGGCACCGGGTGCCTTCTCTTCGCCAACGCCATGGGAGCCTACGCCACCGCCTACGCGCTCAACACCAACTCGAACCTGGTCCCCATAAGGATAAGCTCCCTGGTGGCGGGGGACGTGTTCCTGGACTTCGACCTGGCCTGTGCCATGAGCACTGCCCTGCTGGCCATCACCCTGTCGGTCACCTTCCTGGGGATGAGGGCCAGAGTCAGGTCCCAGGGGTCCAGCCCGGGAGGTAACCTACTGGACATTTCAAATCCCCGATGGAGCGCCCCGGTCCTCTTGGGCACCCTGGCCTTTCTGTTGCTCCCGGTGCTGAGCACGGTCCTTCACTCCCTTAGCTCCAGCTGGGGGGCCACGGTGCTCCCCGACGGGCTGAGCTTGAGGTGGTACCGGGAGCTGATAGGGGACCCCAGGTTCCGGTGGGCGGTCCTGCGCTCCGTAGGGGTATCCGCCCTATCGGTGGGGCTCGCCTCCGCAGTCCTGCTCCCCCCCATGGTGCTGAGCCGGTGCTTCTACCCCCGCCTCTACCGGGGCATCGAGAGGGCCTCCATCGTGCCCCTGGTGGTGCCCCCGGTGGTGACCTCCGTGGGGCTCCTGATCCTCTACTCACCCACCCCCATCGGTGGAACCATCTGGCTGCTAACCCCGGTATACTCGGTCATGTGCGTCCCCTTCGTGGCCCGGGGCATATCCTCCGCCCTGGAGGGCATGAACCTGAGGGAGATCATGGAGGCCGCCCTGTCGTTCGGCATGGGTCCCCTCAAGGCCCTGGTCCAGGTAGTGCTCCCCAACATCAAGGGGGGGCTGGCATCTGGGGCGCTGATGGGCTTCTCGGTCCTCATGGGGGAGTTCGTCCTTGGGAACCTGCTTGTGGGGACCAGGTTCGAGACCCTTCAGATATACCTGTTCAGCAAGCGGGGGGCGGGGGGACACCTGGCCAGCGCCATGGTGACCGTTCACTTCCTGGTGTGCGGCACCCTATCCGCCATGGCCTGGTGGAGTCTCAAGGGCTCCAGGTCAGGGATCCGAGACCGGGAGATCGAGTCGGCGGGATGCGGGGGCAAGGTGAGGCAGCTGATCAGGAGGTGGAGACATGCGGCATATTGAGATCCAGGGGCTGGAGAAGTCCTACGGGGACGTGCCCGTGCTGGAGGGCCTATCGCTGGAGGTGGACCAGGGGGAGCTGCTGGCGGTGCTGGGCCCTTCCGGATGCGGGAAGTCGACCCTTCTCAGGTGTCTGGCCGGCCTGGAGGCCCCATCGGGGGGAAGGATATTCATGGGGGGTAGGGACGTGACCCACCTGCCGCCCGGGGACAGGAACGTGGGAATGGTGTTCCAAAGCTACGCCCTCTTCCCCAACCTGGACGTGCTAGGCAACGTTACCTTCGGCCTGAGGGCCCGGGGCATCGGGGCCACCGAGGCCAGGCGGATGGGCATCCAGGTCCTGGATATGGTGGAGCTGAAGGGGCTGGAGGGGCGGATGATCTGGGAGATATCCGGGGGGCAAAGACAGCGGGTGGCCCTGGCCCGGGCCCTGGCCATAAGGCCCCAGGTGTTGCTCCTGGACGAACCCCTTTCCGCCCTGGACGCCAAGGTCAGGGAGCGGCTCCGGGAACACATACGTGGGATCCAGCGGGAGCTGTCGGTGACCACCATACTGGTGACCCACGACCAGGAGGAGGCCATGGAGATGGCGGATAGGATTGGGATAATGAACCGGGGCAGGATGCTCCAGGTGGGCACCCCGGAGGAGGTGTTCATGAACCCGGCGGACAGGTTCGTGGCCACCTTCATGGGCAGGGCCAACCTGATACCCGCTGAACTGGCCGGCCGGGTGTGGAACCTGGACGGCCAGTCGGACTGGATGATCCGCCCCCATCTGGTGGACATATGCTCCCCTCATGACCCGGGGGCAATTACCGGAACGGTGGAGGACGTGGTCCTATCCGGCGGCACCGTCAGGGTCAAGGTCAGAATCTACCAAGGGCTCGTCGTGAGCTCCGAGGCCCCCTACAGGCCCGGTGGCCTGCCCCATAGGGGACAGCCGGTGGGCATCCGAGCATCCATGGAGCACCTGGTGAGGCTCACCGGTCCGGTGAGCGCCTAGATGCAGGGCTCATCCCATGGCCACCTTGACCTACAGGGGATCCTGGGTTTAAATTAACTTTAAGACAAAGAGAGGGTGATGGGGCTCACCCGAAACTGCTTTTCAAGCTGATGGCCTCTGCGGACCTCCGCGGGGCCATTTTCCATTTGAGGAGGCTTGATCCATGGAGGGATAAAGCGTTCTCTTCCCCGACGGGGACCGGATGGATCCGGAGGCCTGTCCCCCTGGGACCGCAAGGGACCTCAACCTGGACCGGCTTATAGAGACCATCTGCGCCCAAAGGCGGGAGCAGCAGCTCCAGCCCTTCTTCGCCGCGCCCCCCAGGGACAGGGCCTCCGTCGTCTATCGGCAGGAGGTGATGAGGGACCTGGAGGACCCGGAGGTGCGGGACCGGGTGGACCGGTTTTGTCAGGCCATGGGGAACGTTCTGAGCTACCAGAGGCTGGCCCGGGAGTCCTCCTACAGGTACCACCGGGAGGGGTGGCACCTGGACGCCGCCATGACCTACGTGGAGGGGGGACGGAGCTGGCCCGTTTCCTTGGGACGTGGAACGTGAGGTTCAGGCGGCACCGGGGGCAGGAGGTGGAGATGAACCTCCGCCAGCGGGTCGGGAT from Thermanaerovibrio acidaminovorans DSM 6589 includes:
- a CDS encoding ABC transporter ATP-binding protein, which translates into the protein MRHIEIQGLEKSYGDVPVLEGLSLEVDQGELLAVLGPSGCGKSTLLRCLAGLEAPSGGRIFMGGRDVTHLPPGDRNVGMVFQSYALFPNLDVLGNVTFGLRARGIGATEARRMGIQVLDMVELKGLEGRMIWEISGGQRQRVALARALAIRPQVLLLDEPLSALDAKVRERLREHIRGIQRELSVTTILVTHDQEEAMEMADRIGIMNRGRMLQVGTPEEVFMNPADRFVATFMGRANLIPAELAGRVWNLDGQSDWMIRPHLVDICSPHDPGAITGTVEDVVLSGGTVRVKVRIYQGLVVSSEAPYRPGGLPHRGQPVGIRASMEHLVRLTGPVSA
- a CDS encoding ABC transporter permease subunit, with translation MGASLAPLIVMYLAFMGLPIAWTVIRSFTGPQGTGLGNYLEMFRSPFLLQSFRNSIWVSAWSAAIGTALALPSAMAIRRSPKREAFTVFCNTVNNFSGVPLAFAFIVIMGTQGAITILLRRHLGLELDIYSSTGLMILYVYFQVPLGILSIYPALDVLGRDLLEASRTLGASDGRFWLKVGFPLLLPTVSGTGCLLFANAMGAYATAYALNTNSNLVPIRISSLVAGDVFLDFDLACAMSTALLAITLSVTFLGMRARVRSQGSSPGGNLLDISNPRWSAPVLLGTLAFLLLPVLSTVLHSLSSSWGATVLPDGLSLRWYRELIGDPRFRWAVLRSVGVSALSVGLASAVLLPPMVLSRCFYPRLYRGIERASIVPLVVPPVVTSVGLLILYSPTPIGGTIWLLTPVYSVMCVPFVARGISSALEGMNLREIMEAALSFGMGPLKALVQVVLPNIKGGLASGALMGFSVLMGEFVLGNLLVGTRFETLQIYLFSKRGAGGHLASAMVTVHFLVCGTLSAMAWWSLKGSRSGIRDREIESAGCGGKVRQLIRRWRHAAY